The Aeromicrobium yanjiei genome includes a region encoding these proteins:
- a CDS encoding NADP-dependent oxidoreductase — MRAITQTRFGGTEVLEQVTVPDPEPAAGEVLVRTGAIGVNPLDVAVREGWYPMIGEPPFTLGWDVAGTVEALGEGVTDFAVGDRVFGMPRLPGAGNAYAEKVVVPATDLLATPDSLDDVHAAALPLVALTAYRSIVEVAGLQPGQRVLVQAAGGGVGHVAVQLAKALGAEVVATASAGKVDFVRGLGADQVIDYREQDFTTLLSDLDLVIDPFGGESVERSLAVVRDGGVVASLLDVREEDVVAAKERGVVLNRIRIVPSRTALQAFVDLIDSGRLAVHVAGTFALDQAGAAHDELGRGVAGKLVLIP; from the coding sequence ATGCGCGCGATCACCCAGACACGGTTCGGCGGGACCGAGGTCCTCGAGCAGGTCACGGTGCCCGACCCCGAGCCGGCGGCCGGCGAGGTGCTGGTCCGCACCGGGGCCATCGGCGTCAACCCGTTGGACGTCGCGGTGCGCGAGGGCTGGTACCCGATGATCGGCGAGCCGCCGTTCACCCTCGGCTGGGACGTCGCCGGGACGGTCGAGGCGCTCGGCGAGGGGGTGACCGACTTCGCCGTCGGCGACCGCGTCTTCGGCATGCCGCGTCTGCCCGGAGCGGGCAACGCGTACGCCGAGAAGGTCGTCGTCCCCGCCACGGACCTCCTGGCGACCCCGGACTCGCTCGACGACGTCCACGCCGCTGCGCTCCCGCTCGTCGCCCTCACGGCGTACCGCTCGATCGTCGAGGTCGCCGGTCTCCAGCCGGGGCAGCGCGTGCTGGTGCAGGCGGCCGGCGGAGGCGTCGGCCACGTGGCGGTGCAGCTCGCGAAGGCGCTGGGTGCCGAGGTCGTCGCGACGGCCAGCGCCGGCAAGGTCGACTTCGTCCGCGGACTGGGTGCGGACCAGGTCATCGACTATCGGGAGCAGGACTTCACGACGCTGCTGTCCGATCTCGACCTCGTGATCGACCCGTTCGGCGGTGAGAGCGTCGAGCGCTCGCTGGCAGTCGTCAGGGACGGCGGCGTCGTCGCGTCGCTGCTCGACGTCCGCGAGGAGGACGTCGTCGCGGCCAAGGAGCGCGGGGTGGTGCTCAACCGCATCCGGATCGTGCCCAGTCGTACGGCGCTGCAGGCCTTCGTCGACCTGATCGACTCGGGCCGCCTCGCGGTGCACGTCGCCGGCACGTTCGCGCTGGACCAGGCGGGCGCCGCACACGACGAGCTCGGCCGCGGTGTCGCCGGCAAGCTCGTCCTGATCCCCTGA